The Rubrobacter radiotolerans DSM 5868 nucleotide sequence CTTCGCCATCGAGAGCGAGGTGCGCGAGGCGGGTATGACCGTTGTCTGGGTCGAGGCAAGGGCGGATACAAGGACGGCGAACACCACGACCTTGCCCAGAGTGGTGCCGAGCACCCCGCCGGCCACAGTGCTCAGGATGGCATCATCGTCCGCGAACTCGCTCGCCGTGCCCACCCCCGCGAAGGCGACAACGGCGACCGCCACCGAGAGGTAGGTAGCGAGCAGTATGACGGTGCTTAAAAGCGCGGCCCTGCCGGAGGCCGTCCGGCCGTCCGTGGTCTCCTCGGTGAGGTTGACGGCGCTCTCCCAGCCCCAGTAGATAAACACCCCGATAAGCAGACCGGAGATCAGGGCTCCACCGTTGTCGATGGCGAAGGGCGAGAACCACGCAAGCTCCGGCACCGTGGAGCCCTCCGGAGCGCTCCCCGAGAACACGCGGAAGAGGGCCACGCCCGCAAACACCACCAGCGCAGTCACCTGCATGACTATCATGGTGTTCTGAAGCCGCGCGGAGGGCTCTATTCCGTAAACGCAGATCGCCGTCATAACCCCGATAAACACGAGCGCCAGAGCGGTCACCGCTGCCTTGGAGCCGGCGGCCCCCTCGAAACCCAGGAGCAGGTACGTATAGCGGCTCGCCACGTCGGCCAGGGACCCGATGACCAGCACCCCGCTCACGCAGATGGCCCACCCGCCCATCCAGCCCGCCCAGGGCCCCAGAGCCCGGGTAGCCCAGGAGAACGTGGTGCCGCAGTCCTGGTCGACCCGGTTCATGTGGTAGAAGGCCGCCGCGATAAAGAACATCGGCACAAACGAAGCCAGCAGCACCGCCGGGGCCTGCACCCCGACAGTTACGACCACGAGCCCGATCACCGCCGCCAGGGAGTAGGCCGGCGCCGTCGTCGCCAGCCCGAACACCAGGGCGTCAACAAAACCGATGGCGCCGCTCTTGAGGCCCTTGTCCCCCGTCTTTGGCCCCTCCGGAACCCCGCGTGCCGTCCCGGCGCGCTCCTTGCTCTGCAAAGCCTTTCCCCCTCTCTCGTCCCTCTCCCTAGCCGCGGTAACCGAGCTGCCGCTCAAGCTCGGTGAGCGCCCGGTCGGTTATGTCGGCGATCTTTGAGAGCACCTCCTGGTCCGAGACAAGGGCAGGCGAGTACTGGATCACCGGCTCGTCCTTGTCGTCAAAGCGGCAGATAAGACCTCCCTCAAGCAGCGCCCGGCTCAACACCCCCTTGAAGTACTTCTGGTACTCCTCCTCGCGAAGCAGCGTCCCGTCGGCTCGCTCGGGCTTTAT carries:
- a CDS encoding APC family permease; the protein is MQSKERAGTARGVPEGPKTGDKGLKSGAIGFVDALVFGLATTAPAYSLAAVIGLVVVTVGVQAPAVLLASFVPMFFIAAAFYHMNRVDQDCGTTFSWATRALGPWAGWMGGWAICVSGVLVIGSLADVASRYTYLLLGFEGAAGSKAAVTALALVFIGVMTAICVYGIEPSARLQNTMIVMQVTALVVFAGVALFRVFSGSAPEGSTVPELAWFSPFAIDNGGALISGLLIGVFIYWGWESAVNLTEETTDGRTASGRAALLSTVILLATYLSVAVAVVAFAGVGTASEFADDDAILSTVAGGVLGTTLGKVVVFAVLVSALASTQTTVIPASRTSLSMAKAGAMPGLFGRVHPRFLTPHASTIAIGLLAAVWYGVVNSISENFLFDTLSALSLMVAFYYSLTGFACVIYYRRELFKSAKNLLFIGVAPLLGASLLSYLFVRSLLVLADPGESYTGGSLFGFGLPMVIGVGFLLLGVAFMVLWRIFGESRGFFGRRPGTVHPEVAEGKVRVEETVGAPAEEGRV